TTATGCCAAACTCCTTAAAGCTATTGATGGATTTTCTTCTACAAATTTGATTGGAGTGGGGAGTTTTGGTTCTGTGTATAAAAGAGTTCTCAATGATGGGGAAACTATTGTTGCAGTAAAGGTCCTCAACAGTAGACAAAGAGGTGCTTTCAAGAGTTTCATGGTTGAATGTGAATCCGTTAGAAACATCTGGCATCGTAATCTTGTAAGAATCTTAACATCTTGCTCAAGTATAGATTATGAAGGCAATGATTTTAAGGCTCTACTATATGAGTTCATGTCCAATGGGAATTTGGAGAGGTGGTTACATCCACATACAAATGGCATACAAGATGAACAAAGGCATTTAAATCTTGTTCAAAGATTGAATATTGCCATTGATATGGCAACAACATTGGattatcttcatcatcattgtcatACGCAGATTGTTCATTGTGATCTAAAGCCAAGCAATATTCTTCTCGATGGTAATTTGACTGCACATTTGGGTGATTTTGGGATATCAAGAATTCTTTCAAAAGCCACAAGTAGTTCTCAAAATCACACAAGCTCAATCGGAATAAAGGGGTCTATTGGATACATTGCACCAGGTAATGTACTTCTTTTATTGATCTAGTATAATTTTTCCTCTTGTTGTGATTGAGCTTACCTTTATACCATGAATCTAATATTTCTCTTACCTATTACACCACAAAACCTTTAGATGTAATTACTATTCTCATACACATTTTGTAACATCTTTAGTCCCTTCCTAGAGAAAAGTGTAATATCTCAAACATTTAAATagtaataatataaaaatacaaaaaaagtaTTATGCTTAAATGATATTTTGAGTCTCTTCATTTTTATGCCAAAGTTTTGCAGCATCTTTCCTTACTGTAAGCAAATCATACTTTGAATGCCATGGGCTACAAACTGTGGTTTTCTAAAGAATTCCACAGTTAGCTAGTCTAGGTAGGGGCTTGTAGTTTTTCTTGTACATAGATTCATGTGGCCATATGCTAGATTAAATCCATAAAATTAAATTACTTGGATATCATGCCATCAAATGATATGTTAGATTTAGATCCCCAACCAGATGTTAGAGGATCTTGTGTTGAACAAATTTGAAGATACCCTAACCTCTTTTGGGATGCATTTACTGTTATGTTATTCTTCAAGTTGAGACCAATAGACTTTGTGCGTAATCTCACTAGTTATTCTTCCATGTCTTGTTACTCTTCTAGTTGAGACCAATAGACTTTGTGCGTAATCTCACTAGTTATTCTTCCATGTCTTGTTACTCTTCTAGTTGAGACCAATAGACTTTACTCCTATTCTCACTAGTTATAGAAGTACTAACATAATTAAGATGCTGATGTTTCAACGCATGGTGATATCTACAGTTATGGGATTCTCTTGTTAGAGATGTTCATAGGAAAGCGGCCTACTCATGAAATGTTCAAAGATATCTTTAATCTTCACTGCTGGGCTGAGATGACTTTGCATGATGGAGTGATGGCTATCATCGACAAATCACTTCTCTCtatggaagaagatgaagaagatgcaaCAACTATAATCAACATCACTAGAAGTCGAAGATGCATGAATGATAAAGTGCAAGAATGTCTTAACTCAGTTATTAGACTTGGAGTTGCCTGCTCAATAGAATCACCATGGGATCGAATGGACATAAATGATGTGGTCAAAGAGCTACATCTGATCAAGGACATTTATCTTGGAGTTCGCACTCATTGAGAAAGATGAGCTATAATAAGGGATATAAACTATGGTAAGTCATCATTTCCTTCGAAAATTGAGTTTGTTGTACTTATTGATGAAagtgatagttttttttttttcttctatttgagTTAATTATGCTTTTAAACTTAATAATTTGGATACCAATTGCAATTATATAGGACATTAGTGAATCACTATCTTCGTTTTCAAGTTTTTGTGTTGTTAATATTATATTTCTTAGCTATTCAACTAAGGCATGAGTCAtaattcaaaatatttcatattgtttTAACATAAAGATAATTGTCAATTGGGAAGTGGTAttgattcttcttttttccttttttcccctttgtctttatttctttcgttcttcttttttttttttttttttttttttttcaattttaaagcTCTAAATGGACAGAAAATTCCAATGAATGTTTTACCATGGCACAATTTTAACACGTTCGTGAGTAAAATACGCATGTGGGTGCTCAATTTATTGAATATGTAATATTTCCCAAAATTCCATTTGGCTTAAAGCTTTACATGTCATATGTGAGTAGGAGATCTTTAGAGGGAGCTTATCTATCTACAAAATTTTAGCATGTTGGCTGCAGGCagcttgtgggacccacattatCAATATAAAATTGATTAATTAATGACTAATAACCCCTCTTCTTAAGgactttaattaatttgcataGATGCACAGAgccttttgtttgttttcttcatGGTAAACTGACTAATTGATTAATCAATGATCGATAACCctccttcccctttcttttcgTGTGTTATGATCTCCCTATCTAATTTAATTTAAAGACGATTATAGATCCTTTGTTTTCCCACTGGACTTTGGTTATTTATGACTTCTTCGTCTTTTAAAAAGACAGATACATCATTTACAGTTTAAAacttttttggggtaatttttaaGGGAGCAAGCCGGATCTCAGCATGCCCCCGCCCACCACCTGGAAGTTCTAAtaactgccatgtggcagttcAGGTTGGGATGAATATTTGTGTTTGGGCGGACACAAGGTTGTCTGCTCATCGATCtgtcaaattttagtccaattCAAGTTTGCCAAGTGGTAAAATTAAGCTTTAAAAAAATGTGTAGGACTACCGAGGGACTACAGTACTGAGGTGCATAGAGtcatggatctttatcccctcaaatTCCCCAGTACCCCTACCAAGGGAGCCACAATGACCAACCTGTCCTTGCCAAAACACTCTGACGGGCCGCCCTTTATTAAAGGCACTGGGGAATTAGatgagataattttccatagaGTCATAGACATACACAGGAGGATATGCCTACATATCACTGGATATATTGAATCTCGTTCTGATGCACATCATTTCCTAAACATCTAAAGGTTAGAATTTCAAGATGACTGTTGCATGTGGCAAAAGACACAAGGCGTTCTGTGAGGCTggaaatttttttctcttaatttttaaCGACTTCAAGGTATTCTGgaatctggttttttttttttttttttttttttttttttccggccACCAGAAATATTGACCATTTTCTTCTTACAAAATATAGGTTGCACGCATACTTAACAgtaaagagggaaagagagattgaGGAGGGAATCAATAAGAGGTTGTCAAGAAAGCGCGCTTGATCAGAAATGGATGAAAAGCATTATTCCCAGGCCTCCACCGTCTTTGAAGAAGatgcaagaggaggaaaaggCAGCAGAAGCCGGAAAGTCGACATGATAAATCTTTCATGAGTGAATATAATTTGCATTCTTACCCCTTctgttttccttatttttcGTAGTAGAGCAAGATATTTGTTTGATTAGCTTTTCTGTCTCAAATATTCATCATGTGCCGGAAAGTTCTTATTTTAAGAACTGGTTGGACTAGAACAATTGCAGTGGTCCATCTGAGTAAACCTGGTTGGATTAGAAAAATTGTAGTGGAAAAAGAAGGTACATTAGGGCGAGAATCACAAATCGTGATCCTCTACTATCGAGCTGCCCAGTAGGATCGTGCAGTCCAGACACAATGAGGCATGTAATGACCACCTTACTCCCATTCGAACAAGACGTTTAGGCAGGAACAAGGCGATCACTGTATGCCTCACAATGTCTGAACTGCACgatcctaccgggcagctcggcagtagaggatctggattgaaGAATCACCACGGTCACTCTTTTATCTTTCCAGAGAAAGCAACAGAAAGTCTTCTAAGTCATATTGAATGTTACACTATACTGCAGCTCTATAAAAAGGCCTGACACACACGGATTGGAATTAATTTGTTTTCACGCCTTAAGGCTCCACGTTTTGGACTACTTTGAAGGAGTCATATACTTGTTTTTCACGGGGGGGGTGGCAGTGGGGGGTCTTCATGATAGATTCTTGGCAATTAATAGATTAGTGTCAGATCAAATATAGCTCATTATTTAAAATCATTTTGATCCCTTTCCTCACTTATTTACCTCTCCCTTGATGTTCGTCTGAGATAACAAAATGACAAGACCTGCAATGTTATTGCTGTGATGTTACCTATTAACTTTCTAtgctttattcttcttcttcattagaACAATCATGTCTCCATAATAAGATGTTTGTTTTACTTCAATTGAAGCATGAGCAATCATGTTCCTATACTTACGATACTCTCAAGTTTTGGAAGCCCAATGCCAATTGTTGTTCATAGACGGGTGTGACCTGTGATGGACTCACTGGTCATGTGATTGGTTTCAACCTTAGTTCATCTGGACTTTGTGGTTCTATCCATGACACTAGTGGCCTCTTCTACCTTCCTAACCTCCAAACACTCATTCTCTCCAGCAACCATTTTGAGGGTTCTATTTCATCTAGGTTTGATAAACTTTATAAGTTAACACATCTTGACCTCTCTCGGAATTCATTTCGTGGTCAAATCCCATCAGAAATCTCACGGTTGACAAACTTGGTTTTTCTTGATGTCTCCTGCAACAcagggttgaaacttgaaaaccCCAACCTGAGAACTCTCGTTCAAAATCCGTCCGGTTTGACGGAACTTCGTCTTGATTGGGTGAACATGTCAAATCATGATAATAATGACTGGTATCGGAGCGTGTCCTCTCTgctccccaaccttcaacagttATCATTGTCCAACTGTTCAATTTCAAGGCTCGTGGATGCATCCTTTACAAACCTCCAACCCCTCTCAGTACTCAATCTAGACTTCAACACTCTATTTTTCACGTTACAGGATCTTCTAGGGAAACTCGCTTTTTTGAGATTACTTGGGCTTTCTTTTACAGAGTTGTATGGTGAGTTTCCAAGAAACTTTTTCGGCCTACAACCATATCTACAAGATTTGAATTTATCTTATAATTATCTTCTCTCAGGATACGTGCCCGAATTTTCGCATGTTAATTCTCTACGATATTTGCACCTCACCTCAACAAACCTCTGTAGAAAGTTGCCAAATTCAATCAGAAATCTTAAGTTGTTGGAGGGATTGAACTTTCGTACTTATAGTTTATCTGGGCCAATCCCTTCAATCCTGTCTTCTTTTGCAATTTAGGTCAGTCGTCGGTGAAGTATGCTTTTGAAAATTATGGTTTTTGCATGGATAAAGTTGTTTGAAACTTTGAAGCTTGTTGTTTTACTATGGAAAATGAGAGGACCTTTTATGTTGGTGAGGTATGCTTTTGAAAATTAAGGTTTCTTTAGCTTCATGTATTGGGCCCATCACTTTATTTTATGGTAATGTATATAATAGTATAATACTTATGCCACTCTCACTAAAAAATGTAACCCTAGAGGCCTAGACCACGAGAATAATAGAGAAAATAGTTAGTAAAAGAGAGGAATACCAGTCGTGttgccttaaaaaaaaaggtttaaaaaatATCAGTAAGTCATTTTCAATATCAAACTTCGCCAACAAGAGATTATGAGAAGCTTATGAGGTAAAACAATCTGCAACAAAATTTGCTTCCCTAAAATAGTGCACAAGCTTAGCATCAAGTTGCCCCAAAAGAGTCTTAATCTCCAAACAATGATACCACAGCCTAGGGAGCATCAAAACTCAGAGAGAAGAGTTGCCAAATAGTCctaatctcattcaatatcaaCATGGACAGGGGCAAAGCCAGGATTTTTATGTAGGGTGGCTAGGTTCAATAGTTGATCAAATGGTTTAAAATCTGGTTCGAGTCTGATTCAGATTTGAATTTGGGTTAGCATTAATTTATGTTATCTTTAGTTGGATTATTTTGCTATACGCTCTTATCAATCAAAGGGGTATCAAAAAGAATTCAGACCGGTTGAACCAATCGGGTCGAATCCTTATTGGGTTGGTATTAAAAATCATTGCTaaagaaatgggaaaagaaTTTTTGGAGGATGTTGGCCAATGAGACACCAATTAACAAGACTATCGCACTCTAGCTTTGCCATGGTCTGCTGCCCCCAAAGAAATGGTCTTTAATTTCAAGAACAACTCTTTAAACTCTGTAGCCCTAATGTAATTAAGGAACcaagtgagagagaaagaagggatcGGTATGATGTGGCAGTGGAATTAGAAGATAAAAATGATAGAAGTGCAGGAATTGCCAAATTCAATTGAGAATCTCGAGTCCTCAGAGGAATTACATATCTGAGAATTGAGACTTTTTGGATCAATCTCACCATCCCTTTCAAACTCCACCAACCCTACCAAGTTGGATATTTCACTCAATAGTTTTAAGTAATCAAGTTCCTCCATCGTTTTCTAATGAGCATTTTCCCAATCTTGAACATCTAACTTAGTATAACAATTTGACAAAACGCTCAGAACGTGGGTTTCTCTTCTCAATACTTTAATTCCTAAAATTGCAATTGATGAGACTTATTTCAAGGATCTATACCATCGTCCCTAAGCTCTCTAAAAGGTCTTCAATATTTAGATTTTTCACACAACAACTTCTTTGGTTTTATCCCAAAATATTTGGGTACATTTAAGTTTTTACAAGACttaaatttatcatttaatCATTTGGAGGGTGCCGTGCCAATGGATGGAGTCTTTCAAAATTTGAGTGCAATTTCAATCATTGGAAACTTTAATCTTTGTGGAGGTATACCAGAACTTCATTTGCCAGCTTGCCAAATTCAAAAGTCAAATGAAGATGGTAGGCCTCATGttttgaagttgattgtcatcATATGTGGTTGTGGGGGCTTATTATGTTTGatttttatgacattttttttcattatctaccgggtaagaaaagaaaagaaagaacccACTTTATTTTCGATAGAGGGTCGTCATTTTAAGATCTGTTATGCCCAACTCTTTAAAGTTACCGATggattttcttctgcaaatatGATTGGAATGGGGAGTTTTGGTTCTATGTACAAAAGAGTTCTCAATCATGGGAAAACTGTTGTTGCGATAAAGGTGTTTAACATTAGACAAAGAGGTGCTTCCAAGAGTTTCAAGGTTGAATGTGATTCCCTTAGAAACATCCGTCATCGTAATCTTGTAAAAATCTTAACATCTTGCTCAAGTATAGATTTCGAAGATAATGATTTCAAGGCTTTAGTATATGAGTTCATGCCCGGTGGGAGTTTGGAGAGGTGGTTGCATCCAAATGAAAATGGCATACAAGATGAACAAAGGCATTTAAACATTGTTCAAAGATTGAATATTGCCATTGATGTGGCAACAGCATTGGATTATCTTCATCACCATTGTCATATGCAGATTATTCATTGTGATCTAAAACCAAGCAATATTATTCTTGATGGTGATTTGACTACACATTTGGGTGATTTCGGGATATCAAGAATTCTTTCAAAAGCCACAAATAGATCTCAAAATCACACGAGTTTAATCGGATTAAAGGGGTCTATTGGATACATTGCACCAGGTAATATAcctcttttattgatttagtataatttttttttccctcttgttGTGACTAGGCTTACCTTACTCTGATGAATCTAATATTTGTCTTACTTATTCCATCATAAAACCTTAAGGTATAATTACTATTTTCATATACATTTTGTGACATATTTAGCTCCTTTCTAAAGAAAAGTAAGTTTAATatctcaaaaaattgaaaaataataatataaaaatacaaatatatatatatatatatatatatatatatatatatatatatatgtatgtattctTGGATGATATTTTGACTCTCTTTATTTCTACACCAAAGTTTTGAATGCATCTTTTCTTACTATGATCAAATCATACCTTTAATTCCATAAACTACAAATTGTGGCTTTCTGAAGAACCATGCATTTAGTTTGTGTAGTGGTTTGTAGTTTTCTTGTACATAGATTAATGTGTCCACATGACACATTAAAGTCATGAAATCACATTACTTGGATATCATATTATTGGATGTTCTCTTAGATTCAGATCCACAACTACAGACATTAGAGGAGCCTATGTTTcttgtatgtgcactacaagaACGAATACATTTGAAGATACCCTAACCTCTCTTGGGATACATGTCATGTTATGTTATTATTCCGTTTGTGACCGTTAGACTTTGCTCCTAGTTTCACTAGTTATTTTTCAATGTCATGTTATTCTTCTAGCTGAGGCCAATAGACATTGCTTTTATTCTCACTAGTTATAAAAGTACTAACTTAAGATGCGTAAATTACAGAGTATGGTGCAGGTGCTAATGTTTCAACACATGGTGATGTCTATAGTTATGGGATTCTATTGTTAGAAATGTTCATAGGGAAACGGCCTACTCATGAAATGTTCAAAGATAACTTTAATCTTCATTGTTGGACTGAGATGGTTTTGCGTGATAGAGTGATGACTGTCGTCGACCCATCACTTCTCTCAAtggaaaaagatgaagaaaatgaagcaaCAACTGCAACCAACATCACTGGAAGTTTAAGATGCATGAAAGATAGAGTACAAGAGTGCCTTAATTCAGTTATTAGAATTGGAGTTGCATGTTCAACTGAATCACCATGGGATCGAATGGAAACAAATGATGTGGTCAAAAAGCTACATATGATTAGGAACATTTATCTTGGAATTTGCACTCACCAAGGAAGATGAGCTATACTAAGGATTGACTATGAATAGTGGTTAGTCATCATTTCCATCGAAAAATTGAGTTTGTTGTAATTGTTGATGGAGctaaaagtttttttcttctgtttgggttaattatgttttttcttggtaatttttttttttaggtttttatgTTGTTAGTATTATATTCCTTAACTCTTCAATTAAGGCCTAAGTCTAAAATCAAAAtgtttcatatttttttcaacATGAAAGCCTAGTTAGCTCATTATCAATTAGAAAGAGCAGTTGATTCttcctccaccccccccccccccctccttccccctcccccctcccccctcttagtgtttagtttctttcttccttattGTTCTTCTTTTAAAGCTCCAAATGGAAATCCTTTGAAAAGCCCATTTGCAGATAACCATTGGTTGTCATTAATCTCATTCTCAGAATTTAGAATGAGATGCATACCAAACAATGTTCTGTCGTTTCAGAACACGTTCTGAAGATGCATACCAAAAACAGCCTTAATATTGTAAATGCATCTTTGTGCTTTTGGGTTGAGtggcttttttatttttttttactccgTGTGTAAAGGTTTTGTGGAGTCTAGTCCTATGttaaacatgtttaaaacaagaataaaacagTTATTCCGATCCAGTTCTGAATCCTTGACTTTAAATCCTTGTGTAAAAAACTCATGTGCCAAAAATCTGACTGGTATCAGCCAGAATAGTCCAAGTGGCAGAAATGGAGTGCCCATGTATCAgagtttcttcctttcttcttgccTGAAACTAGAATTTTATTGAAGCTAATTAGAAAAACTCATTTAGAGGGGTGGGGTGAGGAAGGTAGAGGTACAGATGAAGCCCATGCAGAATATAGAATGCATGTCTATGTGTTCTCTACAAAATAATTGGATTGACTTCTTAAAGGACTCATGGTGCCATTGAGGAACCAATTAAATACATCTCTTGGTAGTAAGTTTAAATATTGTAACAGAGTACATAACTCTAACAATTGCCACTGGTGGAGCACCTGGAATTCTGTGTTGGACAGTGGCAGGTACCATGTTTGCCTACTATACACTCAACCTCCACCCGGTGGCTGTGAACACTTACTGTATCTTCAAAACCATAAACCCGTCGAACTTTTAACTGTTCTTGTCCTGTAGAGTATCGCAGGTCGCATGAGGAACGCCAAATACCCAATCAAGAACGTTGAGGTACTTGGAGCGAAAAACCTCCCTCTCCTGAGCATAACAGTGCATGATAATAGCGGTTGACAAACTGAAAATAACCACATCAGCTCTCTTGACTCTCTTGGGCCGTGGCAAAAAACCAGCCTCCACCATGCAAATGAAGAAGCTCTCAATAGCTCGTGCAAAGCAGTAGAGTGATATTTCAATCCGTCTGCTCTTCTTCTCGATCGCCAAGGCTAGGCCAGTAGGAAACTGCTTACAAACAAAAGCACATCATTAAAATAACAGATTTGTCTCATCGTTTCGGGCAATAGGAAATCTATTGAAGTCCATATATACCGTTCCCATAGCCACCATTGGAATGTTACACCACTTGAAAATCCTGAACAGAAAGCATGTCCACATCCTAAAGCACAAATCAGACAACTTTAAATGATGAAGATTACACATTCTCAAAAAAATCCCTCCAGGCAGATTGCAATCATAGTAGAAACACTGTTGACTAGCCTAGATAAATTGCTTAAATGAATATAGGACAAAAAAGTGCAAATATTCTACATACTCCAGCATTCATACTCCAGCATAAGCACAATTAAGGAAGAGGTAATTTCTATGTTCTAACTGTGATGCCTTAGGTGTCATCATGTGGCCACTGACAAACAGTAAAGACAATCAGGTTGGCTCTGGTACCAATTGAAGCAAAGGAGATTGCCTACACTTAGTTATCATCCAAGTTCAGCTGAGTGTTTAAATATTGTGCAGTTGAGACGGCAGttaagaaaagagatttttcttGCTCTTAAAGTGTCAAAAGTGACAGGTTAGTTGCTGATTGGCAGAAAAGAAATCCTAACAAGGGTTCAATTTGAGTGATTAGTGGCTTTTGGGAGAAGAAATAATAACACGGTGTGTGCAAGTCCTGCCTTTGCTGGGTCCCGCAAGGAGTGGATTGCAGCTGGACCTAACCTTCGCATTTTTTGCAGGAAGTGACTACCTCAGACTCAAACTTGAATCTTCACACTGGCAGCCCGCCCATGTTGCCATCACACCAAGAGACCGCCCTTCTTGGGGAGATCAATTGGGAGAGAAATAGTGGCAAGGGTGCAGAGAGTGCAAAATAGAgcagatattttttttattcccagTTATTGATTGAACTATAAGAGCAGAAATTATGTCGTCAAGCAGAGCAGAATCCATAGAACTGAAATTGATATCAATTCTACTTATTGACCTAACCAACTGGCTTATCAGTATACAGCAATTATAGCTGAAGATGTGAACATTTGATAATGAAGCAAATGAAAGAACAGATTAGGTTTGTACCAAAAACCATCAATGGAAGATACTCATTTTCTGCTCCATCACCCATAAATCATTACATTATGAAGAATAAGATGATTAAAATTTCAGATATAGACCACAACTAGGCATATACACTTTTGTCTGATGGCATATACACTTTTGTCTGCAGCATCAGCTGCAGGTCAAGCTGACTACAGCAATATTTCCCTTGGATCGAATTAAAAGTTTCATCATGTCCACGAGCAACTTAACCAAAAAAGGTGAGCGCAAAGATTCATCAACTGATGTTAGATGTAATTCAGATAGTGAGCACCTCATTTTACATTTTCTGACAAAACAAATGATTCAACTGAGAATAGGATGATCATAGTCATCAGAACAGATTATAGTGAAAATTGTCATAACAAAAAATAGTAAATACAGGCTCCAGTTTCGCCAATACATGTGCTTGATTAAGTGCATAAATATATCCATATATATAGAAAGCCCTCTATACTAACTAAAAGGAGTTACACATAATAATATCCAATTCCAATATTAGCAACATCAAACTCTCTGAAAACTTTTGTAACTGAAGCCAAAAGGTGACTTTAACAATTGCCAAATCAGATTTTCTTGTCATATTGGGAAAAAATGATAAACATATTGGCTCAGTGCTTCGGATAAAGTTTCCCCAGTCTAAGCTAcagttgaaatttgacacacAGAACTTAATTGTGTTGTGTATATTTTAGATTAATCTTAACTGAAAACAACAAAGGTACTCTCAGTGAGCTCATTAATAGCTGATTTTGAAGAAACTAGGATTTTCTTTAGTCCATTAGAGTATTTGAAAAAAAGCAGGCAATTTCTCCTGCTGCCCATAAAGAACTGAATTTCAATAAAATATGTTTTAATTATTATCCTATTTCCCTACTTCAATAAagtattaaaagaaagaaaagctagTATCCTCAATCTTCAATATGGGAAATGATATTGCCCATTTAGATACGTATCCAAACATATAACTTAAGTGTGCTACGTTTTGAAACTTTTTTCCATCATACAAAAagaggagatgtttttaagtttCCAACTATACCCGTCTTATGTGCATAAGAGA
The sequence above is a segment of the Telopea speciosissima isolate NSW1024214 ecotype Mountain lineage chromosome 7, Tspe_v1, whole genome shotgun sequence genome. Coding sequences within it:
- the LOC122667337 gene encoding probable LRR receptor-like serine/threonine-protein kinase At3g47570; this encodes MIGMGSFGSMYKRVLNHGKTVVAIKVFNIRQRGASKSFKVECDSLRNIRHRNLVKILTSCSSIDFEDNDFKALVYEFMPGGSLERWLHPNENGIQDEQRHLNIVQRLNIAIDVATALDYLHHHCHMQIIHCDLKPSNIILDGDLTTHLGDFGISRILSKATNRSQNHTSLIGLKGSIGYIAPEYGAGANVSTHGDVYSYGILLLEMFIGKRPTHEMFKDNFNLHCWTEMVLRDRVMTVVDPSLLSMEKDEENEATTATNITGSLRCMKDRVQECLNSVIRIGVACSTESPWDRMETNDVVKKLHMIRNIYLGICTHQGR